In Perca fluviatilis chromosome 11, GENO_Pfluv_1.0, whole genome shotgun sequence, the following proteins share a genomic window:
- the si:dkey-154p10.3 gene encoding uncharacterized protein si:dkey-154p10.3, whose translation MSWVKQRYRDIAPVTLQVAGGAVSAALYCGEPEGLSGGLVESFLVELYRCKLCQFTCSLKASVSSHLRKHLTYLGGEGGGGAQDGPGGAQDGVGGAGPYTLELNQEEEEEKRSDEDEDFLLYNMLDDMSPPTCDISSEGGLQVAHTCEVSTLFEEEAAIFPLKGRSGDLSCPMDPPATQEQMAQSAHLMTLGLCRISAAKPCSSSQPLPPQQDAPRPPDAACR comes from the exons ATGTCGTGGGTGAAGCAGCGGTACCGTGACATCGCCCCGGTGACGCTGCAGGTGGCGGGCGGGGCCGTGAGCGCCGCTCTGTACTGCGGCGAGCCAGAGGGCCTGTCGGGGGGGCTGGTGGAGTCCTTCCTGGTGGAGCTGTACCGCTGTAAGCTCTGCCAGTTCACCTGCAGCCTGAAGGCCTCGGTCAGCAGCCACCTGCGCAAACACCTCACCTACCTgggcggggagggggggggcggggcCCAGGACGGCCCGGGGGGAGCCCAGGATGGCGTGGGGGGGGCCGGGCCGTATACACTGGAGCTGAaccaagaggaagaggaggagaaacgCAGCGACGAAGACGAAGACTTCCTGCTTTACAACATGCTGGACGATATGAGCCCGCCCACCTGTGACATCAGCAGTGAGGGAGGGCTGCAGGTCGCACACACCTGtgag GTGAGCACTCTGTTCGAGGAGGAGGCGGCCATCTTCCCTCTGAAGGGGAGGTCAGGTGACCTGTCCTGTCCCATGGACCCCCCCGCCACCCAGGAGCAGATGGCGCAGTCCGCTCACCTCATGACTCTGGGGCTGTGTCGTATCTCAGCCGCCAAACCCTGCTCCTCCTcccaacccctccccccccaacaAGACGCCCCACGCCCCCCCGATGCCGCCTGCCGCTGA
- the LOC120567936 gene encoding microfibril-associated glycoprotein 4-like isoform X2, protein MKLVSVVLVLLAPVLTSCLPLILPGDCSDIYHNDNSRPSGVYTIYPIGATSAVQVYCDMVSEGGRWTVFQKRMDGTVNFYRGWDQYKTGFGIAAGEYWLGLESLYHLTLKRKYELLVDMEDFEGNKVFARYSSFSIDPESYGYKLSVSGFINGGAGDSLSYSNGQKFSTFDKDQDSYSGNCARSFLGAFWYSSGCHYTNPNGVYRWGADSTVNAVGVDWYHWKGFNYSLKSISMKIRPVQ, encoded by the exons ATGAAG ctggtTTCGGTCGTCCTCGTCTTGCTGGCTCCAGTGTTGACCAGCTGCCTGCCGCTCATTCTGCCGGGAGACTGCAGTGACATTTACCACAATGACAACAGCCGACCCAGTGGAGTATACACTATCTATCCCATCGGAGCCACGTCTGCTGTCCAG gtgtaCTGTGACATGGTCTCAGAAGGAGGACGGTGGACG GTGTTCCAGAAGAGGATGGATGGCACAGTGAACTTCTACAGGGGCTGGGATCAATACAAGACTGGCTTTGGTATCGCTGCTGGAGAGTACTGGCTCG GTCTGGAGTCTCTCTACCACCTGACTCTGAAGAGAAAGTACGAGCTGCTGGTCGACATGGAGGACTTTGAAGGAAACAAagtgtttgctcgttactcCTCATTCTCCATCGACCCAGAGTCCTACGGATACAAACTGTCTGTTTCTGGGTTCATTAATGGAGGAGCAG gAGACTCCCTGAGTTATAGCAACGGACAGAAGTTCTCCACCTTCGACAAAGACCAGGACTCCTATTCAGGGAACTGTGCCAGATCATTCCTGGGGGCGTTCTGGTACAGCAGCGGCTGTCACTATACAAATCCAAATGGTGTTTATCGTTGGGGGGCTGACAGCACTGTCAATGCTGTTGGAGTGGATTGGTACCATTGGAAAGGTTTTAACTATTCCCTGAAGAGCATCAGCATGAAGATCCGTCCTGTGCAGTAG
- the LOC120567936 gene encoding microfibril-associated glycoprotein 4-like isoform X1, with protein MNLIIISLLFQLVSVVLVLLAPVLTSCLPLILPGDCSDIYHNDNSRPSGVYTIYPIGATSAVQVYCDMVSEGGRWTVFQKRMDGTVNFYRGWDQYKTGFGIAAGEYWLGLESLYHLTLKRKYELLVDMEDFEGNKVFARYSSFSIDPESYGYKLSVSGFINGGAGDSLSYSNGQKFSTFDKDQDSYSGNCARSFLGAFWYSSGCHYTNPNGVYRWGADSTVNAVGVDWYHWKGFNYSLKSISMKIRPVQ; from the exons ATGAACTTAATTATAATAtctcttctgttccagctggtTTCGGTCGTCCTCGTCTTGCTGGCTCCAGTGTTGACCAGCTGCCTGCCGCTCATTCTGCCGGGAGACTGCAGTGACATTTACCACAATGACAACAGCCGACCCAGTGGAGTATACACTATCTATCCCATCGGAGCCACGTCTGCTGTCCAG gtgtaCTGTGACATGGTCTCAGAAGGAGGACGGTGGACG GTGTTCCAGAAGAGGATGGATGGCACAGTGAACTTCTACAGGGGCTGGGATCAATACAAGACTGGCTTTGGTATCGCTGCTGGAGAGTACTGGCTCG GTCTGGAGTCTCTCTACCACCTGACTCTGAAGAGAAAGTACGAGCTGCTGGTCGACATGGAGGACTTTGAAGGAAACAAagtgtttgctcgttactcCTCATTCTCCATCGACCCAGAGTCCTACGGATACAAACTGTCTGTTTCTGGGTTCATTAATGGAGGAGCAG gAGACTCCCTGAGTTATAGCAACGGACAGAAGTTCTCCACCTTCGACAAAGACCAGGACTCCTATTCAGGGAACTGTGCCAGATCATTCCTGGGGGCGTTCTGGTACAGCAGCGGCTGTCACTATACAAATCCAAATGGTGTTTATCGTTGGGGGGCTGACAGCACTGTCAATGCTGTTGGAGTGGATTGGTACCATTGGAAAGGTTTTAACTATTCCCTGAAGAGCATCAGCATGAAGATCCGTCCTGTGCAGTAG
- the LOC120567936 gene encoding microfibril-associated glycoprotein 4-like isoform X3 translates to MVSEGGRWTVFQKRMDGTVNFYRGWDQYKTGFGIAAGEYWLGLESLYHLTLKRKYELLVDMEDFEGNKVFARYSSFSIDPESYGYKLSVSGFINGGAGDSLSYSNGQKFSTFDKDQDSYSGNCARSFLGAFWYSSGCHYTNPNGVYRWGADSTVNAVGVDWYHWKGFNYSLKSISMKIRPVQ, encoded by the exons ATGGTCTCAGAAGGAGGACGGTGGACG GTGTTCCAGAAGAGGATGGATGGCACAGTGAACTTCTACAGGGGCTGGGATCAATACAAGACTGGCTTTGGTATCGCTGCTGGAGAGTACTGGCTCG GTCTGGAGTCTCTCTACCACCTGACTCTGAAGAGAAAGTACGAGCTGCTGGTCGACATGGAGGACTTTGAAGGAAACAAagtgtttgctcgttactcCTCATTCTCCATCGACCCAGAGTCCTACGGATACAAACTGTCTGTTTCTGGGTTCATTAATGGAGGAGCAG gAGACTCCCTGAGTTATAGCAACGGACAGAAGTTCTCCACCTTCGACAAAGACCAGGACTCCTATTCAGGGAACTGTGCCAGATCATTCCTGGGGGCGTTCTGGTACAGCAGCGGCTGTCACTATACAAATCCAAATGGTGTTTATCGTTGGGGGGCTGACAGCACTGTCAATGCTGTTGGAGTGGATTGGTACCATTGGAAAGGTTTTAACTATTCCCTGAAGAGCATCAGCATGAAGATCCGTCCTGTGCAGTAG